A part of Ptychodera flava strain L36383 chromosome 11, AS_Pfla_20210202, whole genome shotgun sequence genomic DNA contains:
- the LOC139143550 gene encoding NEDD8 ultimate buster 1-like: MAGVRNLSEEEIQRLLREKLNKDKVKLWLPPYTNERGEADKFPQELVDKFSSELKLSPEAVASTLEQLRQHAVNKLAAKQKFQQSGVATLKIKLAGNVPAGVTMTAFELETKLDVSGSDLKKMLSDKTTVEVDRLKLISCGHVVEDNKALTGQHIKHQSQVMVICLSESEVEVRRKDEERSKVQKTRHAAEVLVNRKEDGEHDDYYLQIADHTGKPINLPAEERKALALAMTLNEKGRAALKRKQYGEALLLLLEADSEFKQCRADILNAVDNYAVLCLDISWCYLCVKNINDLPDAESRLKTCEECLKRSYGESLERLTAVKGDSSRELALFVRLYLLQGVVAFYQGRRDGAWQLLERAQAIWRTLQVDSDKLSEIMALGFTEAEARLGLRTAHGNIERAVMKITDKREERKQIAKKEAEERKKRKLARKLGKTADGQKLNIDLYETLLSMGFPKSAASTALRQSNNDINVAIQTLNEHPELLTLPDTDADRADVPITDELIAGVTELGFTFDVAKRALQRHRGDVQKAVNELIARGGILPPDEPSSSSSTTSSSSASSSSASKSQAETEEEKEAVKELVPDIAEHEEDYLDLALDEEGKLIEEYKTRILSLAQ, from the exons ATGGCAGGTGTAAGAAATCTTTCAGAGGAAGAAATTCAACGCCTACTGCGTGAGAAACTCAATAAAGACAAAGTGAAGCTATGGTTACCACCGTATACAAATGAACGTGGAGAAGCCGATAAATTTCCCCAG GAACTTGTGGACAAGTTTTCATCTGAACTGAAATTATCCCCAGAAGCTGTTGCATCCACGTTAGAGCAGTTACGTCAACATGCAGTCAACAAACTGGCAGCAAAACAGAAATTTCAGCAGTCTGGGGTTGCAACACTGAAAATCAAGCTTGCTGGCAATGTGCCAGCAGGTGTCACAATGACAGCTTTTGAACTTGAGACAAAGTTGGATGTCAGCGGCAGTGATCTCAAGAAAAT GCTTTCTGATAAAACCACAGTGGAAGTTGATCGTTTGAAGTTGATAAGTTGTGGGCATGTTGTAGAAGATAACAAGGCACTGACAGGTCAACACATCAAGCATCAATCGCAA GTGATGGTTATATGTCTATCAGAAAGCGAAGTTGAAGTACGGAGAAAAGATGAAGAGCgatcaaaagtacaaaaaacaAGACATGCAGCTGAAGTGCTCGTCAACAGGAAAGAAG ATGGTGAGCATGATGACTACTATTTACAAATAGCTGATCACACAGGTAAACCTATCAACCTGCCTGCTGAAGAGAGAAAAGCTTTGGCCTTGGCCATGACACTGAATGAGAAAGGCAGGGCTGCCTTGAAGAGAAAACAATATGGAGAAGCTTTGCTTCTGTTGTTGGAAGCAGACAGTGAATTCAA ACAGTGTCGAGCTGATATCTTGAATGCTGTAGATAACTATGCAGTGTTGTGTCTTGATATATCCTGGTGTTATTTGTGCGTTAAAAACATCAATGATTTACCAGATGCAG AATCAAGGTTGAAAACTTGTGAAGAGTGCCTGAAGAGAAGCTATGGTGAAAGTCTTGAAAGACTGACAGCTGTGAAGGGAGACAGTTCCCGTGAGCTAGCATTGTTTGTCAGACTCTATCTCTTACAAGGTGTGGTTGCATTCTATCAAGGCAGAAGAGATGGCGCATGGCAGCTCCTTGAAAGG GCACAGGCAATATGGAGGACACTACAAGTTGACAGTGATAAACTCTCAGAGATCATGGCTTTGGGCTTTACGGAAGCTGAGGCCAGGCTGGGTCTGCGAACTGCGCATGGAAACATTGAACGTgctgtcatgaaaattacagacaaacGAGAAGAGAGAAAACAGATTGCCAAGAAAGAAGCTGAAGAAAGGAAGAAAAGAAAGCTTGCTAGAAAACTTGGAAAAACAGCAGATGGACAAAA atTAAACATTGATTTGTATGAAACTCTGCTATCGATGGGGTTTCCGAAGTCGGCAGCCTCTACTGCATTGAGACAGTCAAATAATGATATAAATGTTGCGATACAAACACTGAATGAACACCCAGAGTTGCTGACTCTGCCTGACACAGATGCTGATCGTGCTGATGTTCCAATTACAGATGAGCTAATTGCAGGG GTAACAGAACTTGGTTTTACGTTTGATGTTGCAAAAAGAGCTCTACAACGTCATCGTGGAGATGTCCAAAAAGCTGTGAATGAACTGATAGCTAGAGGAGGAATCCTACCTCCAGATGaaccatcatcgtcatcatcaacCACATCATCGTCATCAGCATCGTCTTCTTCAG CATCCAAATCACAAGCTGAGACTGAAGAGGAGAAGGAAGCTGTGAAAGAGTTGGTGCCGGACATAGCGGAGCATGAGGAAGATTACCTGGATTTGGCTCTGGATGAAGAGGGAAAGCTGATTGAGGAATACAAGACAAGGATTCTATCGTTGGCGCAGTGA
- the LOC139144359 gene encoding 1-phosphatidylinositol 3-phosphate 5-kinase-like: MPQWFWQTKKMTNEPKTVLLHNVVSGSSEEETSPVIKKRLRPFSQSQQQRAMSPTTPTSSTNQEEAVPQRPKHLQFDTSGNVRRRNPSNGSPGNIPRENQPSRTLTTVLKRLSSLIDAKSQVYRDSDFKQYWMPDSNCKECYDCGDKFTTFRRRHHCRVCGQIFCNRCCNQEVPGKFMGYSGNLRVCTYCCKVVLSYAQSADGNFRALHEDLSRVEEMSADGVYTPSIRKRAGLLYKEDDFVRTR, translated from the exons ATGCCACAATGGTTCTGGCAGACCAAGAAGATGACCAATG AGCCGAAGACAGTCCTACTTCACAACGTGGTTTCAGGCAGCTCAGAAGAAGAAACATCACCAGTGATTAAAAAGAGACTGAGGCCATTctcacaaagtcaacaacagaGGGCGATGTCACCTACTACACCAACATCATCAACCAACCAAGAAGAGGCAGTTCCGCAGCGACCCAAACATTTACAGTTCGATACCAGTGGCAATGTAAGGAGACGTAACCCTAGTAACGGTAGTCCTGGTAACATACCTAGAGAAAATCAGCCCAGCAGGACTCTGACTACAGTGTTGAAGAGACTTAGTAGTCTCATCGATGCCAAAAGTCAA GTTTACAGAGACAGTGATTTCAAGCAGTACTGGATGCCAGACAGCAATTGCAAAGAGTGCTATGACTGCGGAGACAAATTTACAACGTTCAGAAGAAGGCACCACTGCAGAGTGTGTGGCCAGATTTTCTGTAACAGATGCTGTAACCAGGAGGTGCCTGGAAAGTTCATGGGATACTCTG GTAATTTGAGAGTGTGTACATACTGCTGCAAAGTGGTGCTCAGCTATGCCCAGTCAGCAGATGGTAACTTTCGAGCGCTTCATGAGGATCTGAGTCGTGTTGAAGAAATGTCAGCCGATGGAGTGTACACACCGTCTATTAGGAAGAGAGCGGGACTGCTCTACAAGGAAGATGACTTTGTCAGAACAAGGTAA
- the LOC139144360 gene encoding tripartite motif-containing protein 3-like, with protein sequence MPQRVAKTIGNRGPAEGQFNRPAGVAIDNDKDIVTADSNNNRLQITTIDGIVKKILKFTKFRKPFIPIAIAIAKDNTYYSLDDGNKQVVVSNKKGRVIKRFGQNELKDPYGIAISPLTKNVYVTDKGDNCVRIYKPNGQYLKSLGSQGSSQEQFSWPRGITVAGNGVVFITDYRNSRIQVYTASDQYLYSFDYRSGDGMQQCPMGIASDNTYLYISDNQSIQKFDLSGRVICRIDCDEDRMNSPAGLTLTDDDPCKVVA encoded by the exons ATGCCCCA ACGAGTGGCCAAGACTATTGGAAACCGGGGACCTGCCGAGGGACAGTTTAACAGACCAGCTGGAGTGGCCATTGACAACGACAAAGACATAGTCACTGCtgacagcaacaacaacagacTGCAAATAACTACCATAGATGGCATCgtgaagaagattttgaaattcACCAAATTTCGAAAGCCGTTCATACCCATCGCCATAGCGATAGCAAAGGATAATACTTACTACAGTTTGGACGATGGAAACAAACAAGTTGTCGTCAGTAACAAGAAGGGACGCGTCATCAAGCGGTTTGGACAAAATGAGCTCAAAGATCCCTATGGGATTGCCATCAGCcccttgaccaaaaatgtctacGTCACGGATAAAGGTGATAACTGTGTCCGGATTTACAAACCTAACGGACAGTATCTGAAGTCACTTGGATCACAAGGAAGTAGCCAGGAACAATTCAGCTGGCCAAGGGGCATCACAGTAGCTGGTAACGGAGTCGTGTTCATTACCGACTATAGAAACAGTCGCATCCAGGTTTACACCGCGAGCGACCAGTACCTGTACTCGTTCGACTACAGAAGCGGAGACGGCATGCAGCAATGCCCCATGGGAATAGCCTCCGACAACACATATCTGTACATCAGTGACAATCAGAGCATCCAGAAATTTGATCTGAGTGGTCGGGTCATCTGCCGGATCGACTGTGACGAGGACAGGATGAACAGCCCCGCGGGCTTGACCCTGACAGATGACGACCCATGCAAGGTGGTCGCGTAG
- the LOC139144361 gene encoding E3 ubiquitin-protein ligase TRIM71-like: MDNLIEQIDQQHESSSVVDTESGADTESGADTPVECQGCLENTATHWCKDCDNYLCEDRCLKVHGKIPVTESHQLITIEEYKATKSKTDTAMNPAKPCSIHPSSEITFYCETCRKPVCGDCREADHASPEHVLTNMTEAADGFMKRVKAMIEELKVKEWEAERATVLARQVHMDLLSQQITEEQKVRMKAEDVINLVRQEEQRLIDEVSKCYEVSIKTSHAEKEELESRQSNIRSTLQYLEMMMGHGDDHHVLLTREEIEHCFQGLVTTETKPKMHRDMVEFKEKEFTGLGILGDLVRPFELDIMTSSRLSLQVKAKTSHQFNQSQPKSPPPRQAATQTI, from the coding sequence ATGGACAACCTGATCGAGCAGATTGACCAGCAACACGAGTCCAGCAGTGTCGTGGACACAGAGAGTGGTGCAGACACAGAGAGTGGTGCGGACACACCGGTGGAGTGTCAAGGTTGTCTGGAAAACACAGCCACTCACTGGTGCAAGGACTGCGATAACTACCTTTGCGAAGACAGGTGTTTAAAAGTGCACGGTAAAATACCTGTAACAGAGTCACACCAACTCATCACCATTGAAGAATATAAGGCGACAAAGTCCAAAACTGACACAGCTATGAACCCTGCCAAGCCCTGTAGCATTCATCCCAGCAGTGAAATAACTTTTTACTGCGAAACTTGCAGGAAACCTGTTTGTGGTGACTGTCGAGAAGCTGACCATGCCTCACCAGAACATGTTCTCACAAACATGACGGAGGCGGCCGACGGGTTTATGAAACGCGTGAAAGCCATGATTGAAGAGCTGAAAGTGAAGGAATGGGAGGCTGAGAGAGCCACAGTCCTGGCCAGGCAGGTACATATGGATCTTCTGTCCCAGCAAATTACGGAGGAACAGAAGGTGAGGATGAAAGCTGAAGACGTGATCAACCTAGTGAGACAGGAAGAGCAGCGATTAATTGACGAGGTCAGCAAATGTTACGAGGTCAGCATTAAAACGTCACATGCCGAAAAAGAGGAGTTGGAGTCTAGACAGAGCAACATCAGAAGCACACTGCAATATCTTGAGATGATGATGGGCCATGGCGATGATCATCATGTTCTTTTGACGAGAGAGGAAATAGAGCACTGCTTCCAAGGCTTGGTCACCACGGAAACCAAACCCAAGATGCACCGTGACATGGTGGAATTCAAAGAAAAAGAGTTCACTGGACTCGGAATTCTGGGAGACTTGGTGAGACCTTTTGAGTTGGACATCATGACAAGCTCAAGGTTGTCACTGCAAGTCAAGGCAAAGACGAGTCATCAGTTCAACCAATCACAACCAAAGAGTCCTCCGCCGCGGCAGGCAGCCACCCAGACAATATAG